One region of Budorcas taxicolor isolate Tak-1 chromosome 3, Takin1.1, whole genome shotgun sequence genomic DNA includes:
- the PBXIP1 gene encoding pre-B-cell leukemia transcription factor-interacting protein 1 isoform X2 codes for MASCPDSDNSWVLAGSESLPVETLGPESGRDPESERAPQAPQSPSKAAAEELAGTLDGGETVSQSESSQSGSILSEEAEAKQGVLEGDDPGVEPPGPGDTEAQGDLEEPPEVVGLEPDSQDLEDQSPSRSLPSSPKTAWIREEAHHSSSEEDTDVDVAGLRRRRGREPGTPQPAAPLGVEDQVQGEGAGGELGISLNMCLLGSLVLLGLGILLFGGLSESESGPLEEVDLQVLPDMESDTEMLEAVGDGQDGLQQLQTSELLDSVPSLQNMALLLDKLAKENQDIRLLQAQLQAQKEELQSLMRQPKGLEEENARLRGALQQGEASQRALESELQQLRAQLQGLEADCVQGADGECLQWGRGPQAGKVTKEQGPTGQEPSPGFLEQKKQLEAEAQALRQELEQQRRLLGSVQQDLERSLRKAGRGDPARAGLAELGHRLAQKLQGLEDQRPGIPANVSEAWHQKPHFQNSRERSGKEKWWYRQGDWKAEAWKHKMEASGREKSWRGEEDRELAGRRKEGKPRVEEWAGKKDGKRQRAKEPPRKSGRPHPSGERQKHPRWKEGAKDGHDPLPLWAELSRHKYQAPQGCSGVHECARQEGLAFFGIELAPVRQQELASLLRTYLARLPWARPLTEELPLSPAYFGEDGIFRHDRLRFHDFVDALEDRLEEVAVRETGDDDAVDDFEDFIFSHFFGDKALKKRSGKKDKHLQNSRVVGPREEHSPHRRG; via the exons AGCCTGCCTGTGGAGACCTTGGGCCCTGAATCTGGGAGGGACCCAGAATCCGAGAGAGCTCCTCAGGCCCCTCAGAGCCCCTCCAAGGCAGCTGCTGAGGAATTGGCTGGGACCTTGGATGGAGGAG AGACAGTATCCCAGAGTGAGAGCTCCCAATCTGGGTCCATCCTGTCAGAGGAGGCTGAGGCCAAG CAGGGTGTCCTGGAAGGTGATGACCCTGGAGTGGAGCCCCCCGGCCCAGGAGACACAGAGGCCCAGGGAGACTTGGAGGAGCCCCCTGAGGTGGTGGGCCTGGAACCGGACTCACAGGACCTGGAGGATCAGAGCCCCTCCCGCAGCCTGCCTTCATCCCCCAAAACAG cttgGATCAGGGAGGAGGCCCACCACTCCAGCAGCGAGGAGGACACCGATGTGGATGTGGCGGGTCTGCGGAGACGGCGGGGCCGGGAGCCCGGCACTCCTCAGCCCGCAGCCCCCCTGGGTGTGGAGGACCAGGTCCAGGGCGAGGGTGCGGGCGGGGAGCTGGGCATCTCCCTCAACATGTGTCTCCTCGGGTCCCTGGTCCTGCTGGGCCTGGGGATCCTCCTCTTCG GTGGTCTCTCAGAGTCTGAGAGTG ggcctctGGAGGAAGTGGACCTGCAGGTCTTGCCAGATATGGAGTCTGATACTGAGATGCTGGAGGCTGTGGGGGATGGGCAG GATGGACTACAGCAGCTACAGACCTCAGAGCTCCTGGACAGTGTCCCCAGCCTGCAGAACATGGCCCTTCTGCTGGATAAGCTGGCCAAGGAGAACCAGGACATCCGACTACTGCAGGCCCAGCTGCAG GCCCAGAAGGAAGAGCTTCAGAGCCTGATGCGTCAGCCCAAAGGGCTAGAAGAGGAGAATGCCCGGCTCCGAGGGGCCCTCCAGCAGGGCGAAGCCTCCCAGCGGGCCCTGGAGTCAGAGCTGCAGCAGCTGCGGGCCCAGCTTCAGGGACTGGAGGCTGACTGCGTCCAGGGTGCAGATGGAGAGTGTCTCCAGTGGGGCAGAGGCCCACAAGCTGGCAAGGTCACCAAGGAGCAAGGCCCTACAGGGCAGGAGCCAAGCCCTGGTTTCCTGGAGCAAAAGAAACAGCTAGAGGCTGAGGCCCAGGCATTAAGGCAAGAGTTGGAGCAGCAGCGGCGGCTGCTGGGGTCTGTGCAGCAGGACCTGGAACGGAGCTTGAGGAAGGCAGGCCGAGGGGATCCAGCCCGGGCTGGCCTGGCTGAGTTGGGTCACAGGCTGGCCCAGAAGCTGCAGGGCCTGGAGGACCAGCGCCCTGGGATCCCTGCCAATGTCTCAGAGGCCTGGCATCAGAAGCCTCACTTCCAGAATTCCAGGGAGCGGAGTGGGAAGGAAAAGTGGTGGTATAGGCAAGGGGATTGGAAGGCCGAGGCCTGGAAACATAAGATGGAGGCATCTGGCCGGGAGAAGAGCTGGCGGGGTGAGGAGGACAGGGAGCTGGCGGGGAGGCGGAAGGAGGGTAAGCCAAGGGTGGAGGAGTGGGCCGGCAAGAAGGATGGCAAGCGGCAGCGTGCCAAGGAGCCCCCCAGGAAAAGTGGGCGCCCCCACCCCTCCGGAGAAAGGCAGAAACACCCTCGGTGGAAGGAAGGGGCTAAAGATGGGCATGACCCCCTGCCACTCTGGGCAGAGCTGTCTAGGCACAAGTACCAGGCACCGCAGGGCTGCTCAGGTGTGCACGAGTGTGCCCGGCAGGAGGGCCTGGCCTTCTTTGGCATAGAGCTAGCCCCCGTGCGGCAACAGGAGCTGGCCTCTCTGCTGAGGACGTACCTGGCGCGACTGCCCTGGGCCAGGCCGCTGACCGAGGAGCTGCCCCTCTCTCCCGCTTACTTCGGTGAGGATGGTATCTTCCGCCACGACCGCCTCCGCTTCCACGACTTTGTAGACGCCTTGGAGGACCGGCTGGAGGAGGTGGCGGTGAGAGAAACAGGTGATGACGACGCGGTGGACGACTTTGAGGATTTCATCTTCAGCCATTTCTTTGGAGACAAAGCACTGAAGAAGAG GTCTGGGAAGAAGGACAAACATTTGCAGAACTCCAGAGTTGTGGGGCCCAGGGAGGAGCACAGCCCCCACCGCCGGGGCTGA
- the PBXIP1 gene encoding pre-B-cell leukemia transcription factor-interacting protein 1 isoform X3, with translation MASCPDSDNSWVLAGSESLPVETLGPESGRDPESERAPQAPQSPSKAAAEELAGTLDGGETVSQSESSQSGSILSEEAEAKGVLEGDDPGVEPPGPGDTEAQGDLEEPPEVVGLEPDSQDLEDQSPSRSLPSSPKTAWIREEAHHSSSEEDTDVDVAGLRRRRGREPGTPQPAAPLGVEDQVQGEGAGGELGISLNMCLLGSLVLLGLGILLFGGLSESESGPLEEVDLQVLPDMESDTEMLEAVGDGQDGLQQLQTSELLDSVPSLQNMALLLDKLAKENQDIRLLQAQLQAQKEELQSLMRQPKGLEEENARLRGALQQGEASQRALESELQQLRAQLQGLEADCVQGADGECLQWGRGPQAGKVTKEQGPTGQEPSPGFLEQKKQLEAEAQALRQELEQQRRLLGSVQQDLERSLRKAGRGDPARAGLAELGHRLAQKLQGLEDQRPGIPANVSEAWHQKPHFQNSRERSGKEKWWYRQGDWKAEAWKHKMEASGREKSWRGEEDRELAGRRKEGKPRVEEWAGKKDGKRQRAKEPPRKSGRPHPSGERQKHPRWKEGAKDGHDPLPLWAELSRHKYQAPQGCSGVHECARQEGLAFFGIELAPVRQQELASLLRTYLARLPWARPLTEELPLSPAYFGEDGIFRHDRLRFHDFVDALEDRLEEVAVRETGDDDAVDDFEDFIFSHFFGDKALKKRSGKKDKHLQNSRVVGPREEHSPHRRG, from the exons AGCCTGCCTGTGGAGACCTTGGGCCCTGAATCTGGGAGGGACCCAGAATCCGAGAGAGCTCCTCAGGCCCCTCAGAGCCCCTCCAAGGCAGCTGCTGAGGAATTGGCTGGGACCTTGGATGGAGGAG AGACAGTATCCCAGAGTGAGAGCTCCCAATCTGGGTCCATCCTGTCAGAGGAGGCTGAGGCCAAG GGTGTCCTGGAAGGTGATGACCCTGGAGTGGAGCCCCCCGGCCCAGGAGACACAGAGGCCCAGGGAGACTTGGAGGAGCCCCCTGAGGTGGTGGGCCTGGAACCGGACTCACAGGACCTGGAGGATCAGAGCCCCTCCCGCAGCCTGCCTTCATCCCCCAAAACAG cttgGATCAGGGAGGAGGCCCACCACTCCAGCAGCGAGGAGGACACCGATGTGGATGTGGCGGGTCTGCGGAGACGGCGGGGCCGGGAGCCCGGCACTCCTCAGCCCGCAGCCCCCCTGGGTGTGGAGGACCAGGTCCAGGGCGAGGGTGCGGGCGGGGAGCTGGGCATCTCCCTCAACATGTGTCTCCTCGGGTCCCTGGTCCTGCTGGGCCTGGGGATCCTCCTCTTCG GTGGTCTCTCAGAGTCTGAGAGTG ggcctctGGAGGAAGTGGACCTGCAGGTCTTGCCAGATATGGAGTCTGATACTGAGATGCTGGAGGCTGTGGGGGATGGGCAG GATGGACTACAGCAGCTACAGACCTCAGAGCTCCTGGACAGTGTCCCCAGCCTGCAGAACATGGCCCTTCTGCTGGATAAGCTGGCCAAGGAGAACCAGGACATCCGACTACTGCAGGCCCAGCTGCAG GCCCAGAAGGAAGAGCTTCAGAGCCTGATGCGTCAGCCCAAAGGGCTAGAAGAGGAGAATGCCCGGCTCCGAGGGGCCCTCCAGCAGGGCGAAGCCTCCCAGCGGGCCCTGGAGTCAGAGCTGCAGCAGCTGCGGGCCCAGCTTCAGGGACTGGAGGCTGACTGCGTCCAGGGTGCAGATGGAGAGTGTCTCCAGTGGGGCAGAGGCCCACAAGCTGGCAAGGTCACCAAGGAGCAAGGCCCTACAGGGCAGGAGCCAAGCCCTGGTTTCCTGGAGCAAAAGAAACAGCTAGAGGCTGAGGCCCAGGCATTAAGGCAAGAGTTGGAGCAGCAGCGGCGGCTGCTGGGGTCTGTGCAGCAGGACCTGGAACGGAGCTTGAGGAAGGCAGGCCGAGGGGATCCAGCCCGGGCTGGCCTGGCTGAGTTGGGTCACAGGCTGGCCCAGAAGCTGCAGGGCCTGGAGGACCAGCGCCCTGGGATCCCTGCCAATGTCTCAGAGGCCTGGCATCAGAAGCCTCACTTCCAGAATTCCAGGGAGCGGAGTGGGAAGGAAAAGTGGTGGTATAGGCAAGGGGATTGGAAGGCCGAGGCCTGGAAACATAAGATGGAGGCATCTGGCCGGGAGAAGAGCTGGCGGGGTGAGGAGGACAGGGAGCTGGCGGGGAGGCGGAAGGAGGGTAAGCCAAGGGTGGAGGAGTGGGCCGGCAAGAAGGATGGCAAGCGGCAGCGTGCCAAGGAGCCCCCCAGGAAAAGTGGGCGCCCCCACCCCTCCGGAGAAAGGCAGAAACACCCTCGGTGGAAGGAAGGGGCTAAAGATGGGCATGACCCCCTGCCACTCTGGGCAGAGCTGTCTAGGCACAAGTACCAGGCACCGCAGGGCTGCTCAGGTGTGCACGAGTGTGCCCGGCAGGAGGGCCTGGCCTTCTTTGGCATAGAGCTAGCCCCCGTGCGGCAACAGGAGCTGGCCTCTCTGCTGAGGACGTACCTGGCGCGACTGCCCTGGGCCAGGCCGCTGACCGAGGAGCTGCCCCTCTCTCCCGCTTACTTCGGTGAGGATGGTATCTTCCGCCACGACCGCCTCCGCTTCCACGACTTTGTAGACGCCTTGGAGGACCGGCTGGAGGAGGTGGCGGTGAGAGAAACAGGTGATGACGACGCGGTGGACGACTTTGAGGATTTCATCTTCAGCCATTTCTTTGGAGACAAAGCACTGAAGAAGAG GTCTGGGAAGAAGGACAAACATTTGCAGAACTCCAGAGTTGTGGGGCCCAGGGAGGAGCACAGCCCCCACCGCCGGGGCTGA